Below is a window of Mucilaginibacter sp. PAMC 26640 DNA.
TCCTGCCTCTTGATTTCTTGGATCTTGACTCTTGATCTCCTGCTTCTTGATCTCCTGCTTCTTGATCTCCTGCTTCTATTTAATCGTGCTCAAATAATGCGGAAACATTTCTTTCCAGATCGGCCAGTCGTGGTTAGCGTCCGGCCTGATATCCAGCCAATGATTAATGTTTTTGGCCCGCAAAATGTTTGACATTTCTATATTATATCCCTTGCACATGTCGTGCTCTGATGTGCACAGGATAATGTTCATGCGCCACAACCATTCGTTATTGCTGCCCGGTATAAAATCTACCGGGTTGTTATAATAAACGTTTTCATCGTGGTAGCCATCGGTAAACATTTTGATATCGAACGCACCACCCATCGTAAATAGGTGCGCCACTTTTTCGGGATGTTTAAATGCAAAATTAGCTGCGTGGTAACCGCCAAAACTGCATCCTGCCATTGCTACGCGGCCAACACCGGTTTCGTGCTGCGCCCAGGGGACCAGCTCATCTAAAAGCATTTTATCGTAACGGGCATAATTGCGGGCGCGGTCTGCCGGGTGGATGCCCTTATCGTACCAGCTGCGGTCGTCGATCGTATCGGGGCAGTAGATCTTCACCAAGCCCTCCTCTACAAACCAGCGCACGCCCTCAACCAGTCCAAAGTCTTTGTTCTGATGGAAGCGGCCCTTGGTGGTCGGGAACAGGATAACCGGGTAACCCCGGTCGCCAAAAACCAGCATTTCCAGGTCCATATTTACGTTGGGTGAGTACCAGCGGTGATATTGTTCTTTCAAGATGAATTGTTTGAGAGGGTAAGTTAGCAGGTTTGTATGTAAATGTCAACAACCCTCAAAATAATCCTCACACCATCAATTTAACAGCCGGGGTGTTTCACTCCGCGAATGTGAATCGGGTGAAACACCTTTATAACTGATAATCAATAATTTGCATTTTTTAATGAAACACCTTTTTACCCGGATATTTAACTAAATCCTTTATTTACAACAAGTTGAACAATACACCTTTTAGGGATGAATCACCCGAAGTGAAACACCTGGAGTTAAAAATATGCCCATTTTCTGTGTAAATTTTACACTACTTTTCAACTAATCCTCCCCTACTTTTTCAGGGGGCCACCCTATATCAAAAAACTGCCAAATGTAAAGGCTAAGCAATTATTAGCCGATTTACCGTGGCAAATACCCTTGCTAGTCAAAATTTTAAAACTATAACCTTATTTTTGTACCCTTTATTAAATTAGCTATGTACAGATACGGTACAACAACAGAAATGATCATTACCAGGCAGGAGCTTACCATCCAATCAACCGTACTCAACCGTAATGTTACCTGCACTTTGATGCTTCCTTCGGAAGAAGGCGTGGTAGAACCCCTGCACTTATTATTATTAAACGACGGCCAGGAAATCGACAACCTTGGCCTTACCGATACCCTTGAGCATCTGTACAGCCGCAACTGCTTAAAACCTCTGCTGATAGTGGCCATTAGCGCCGGTGAGGAACGGATACAGGAGTACGGGATTGCAGGCAAACCTGATTATAAAGACCGCGGAAGCAAAGCTGACCGATATACCCAATTCATTAAAACAGAACTACTCCCGGCAATTCATGCCGAAACCGGCATCGATCAATTTGAAAGTACGGCCTTTGCCGGATTTTCGCTTGGGGGCTTATCCGCGATGGATATTGCCTGGAACAACCCAAACCTGTTTAATAAGGTGGGTGCTTTTTCCGCATCTTTCTGGTGGAGGAACAAGGATTTGGTTAAAGGCTACACCGATGCCGACCGCCTGATGCACGCGCAGCTGCGCGAAACAGCAGGGAAACCGGATCTAAAATTCTGGCTGCAAACCGGCACCAAAGATGAAATCGCCGACCGGAACAAAAATGGCATTATTGATTCGATAGATGACACGATTGATATCATCATCGAGCTGGAGAACAAAGGCTACACCCGCCCCGCCGATATCCAATACCTGGAAATATTGGGCGGCAAACACGATTGCGAAACCTGGGGCAAAGCTATGGGTAAGTTTTTGTGCTGGGCCTTTGGGAAGTAGATCCGGGACCACAAACATCTAAACGATGTTTTGAATTATTTTCTTTGCCGGCAAATATTCCACCCATGCTAGCCCAGGTTGTCGTTCCGAATTAATTTCGGCATCTCATCTGCTAAGTGAGCCGGCTCTGATTTCACCCATCCTACCCCAGGTCGTCGTGCCGAATTTATTTCGGCATCTCATATGCTAGGTAACCAGCCTTGCGATCACCCGTCCTGTGGGGTGCCGATATGCATCGGCATGACGACTATTTTGAAGAGTAGAATTTATTTCGGCATCTCATCTGCGAAGTGGCCCGGCTCTGATCTCACCCACCCTACCCCACGCCGTCGTGCCGAATTTATTTCGGCATCTCATCTGCTAGGTAACCAGCCTTGCGATTACCCGTCCTGTGGGGTGCCGATATGCATCGGCATGACGACTATTTTAAATGGTGCCGAATTTATTCCGGCTTCTCACCTGCTAGTGGCCCGGCTCTGATTTCACCCATCCTACCCCACGCCGTCGTGCCGAATTTATTTCGGCATCTCATATTCTAGGTAACCAGCCTTGCGATCACCCGTCCTGTGGGGTGCCGATATGCATCGGCATGACGACTATTTTGAAGAGTAGAATTTATTTCGGCATCTCATCTGCGAAGTGGCCCGGCTCTGATCTCACCCACCCTACCCCACGCCGTCGTGCCGAATTTATTTTGGCATCTCATATGTTAGGTAACCAGCCTTGCGATTACCCGTCCCGTGGGGTGCCGATATGCATCGGCATGACGACTGTTTAATTTCGCATCTGCTAAGTAGCCAGCCTTGCGATTACCCGTCCGGTGGGGTGCCGATATGCATCGGCATGACGACTATCTAATGTCGCACCCGCTAAGTCTCCAGCTTTGCGATCACCCGTCCTGTGGGGTGCCGTTATGCATCGGCATGACGACTATTTTGAATGGTGCCGAATTTTTTTCGGCATCTCAACTTGTATGATTACTATCCAAATCCCCGTCTACCCAAAACTTTTCTGCAAGCCCCTTGTTTTTATGAACAATGTTCATTTAATTTGCATCGTATAACACGATGACCATCGCCGACCGTAAAGTAAAAGATAAAGAACACCTGAAGACGCTGATCTTAAACAGCGCCCGGAGGTTGTTCGTGGAAAAAGGCGTGGCGCAAACTACCATTCGCAGCATAGCACAGCATATCGACTATAGCGTAGGTACCGTTTATATTTACTTTAAGGATAAAAATGCCATTCTGAACGAGCTGCATATCCAGGGTTTTGCACAGCTCAGCGGCAAATTTGATGTACTGCGGCATGTGGCAGACCCAATGGAACGGCTGATTGCCATGGGCAGGCTCTACATCAATTTTGCATTGGAAAACCCCGATATGTACGATTTGATGTTTAGCCTTAAAGCGCCGATGGAAGTGATAAATGATGCCAAAGAAGAAGATTGGAAAGAAGGCACCAACGCTTTTGCATTTTTAAAAGCCACCGTGGAGCAATGCATTAGCCAGCATCATTTTAAAGGTCACCAGCCCGAGCCGCTTACCTTCATGATCTGGGGCTTGGTTCATGGCATGTGCAGTCTGCATATCAGCGACCGGGCGAATGGCGTTCGGCTCAGCAATGCCGATAAAATTGTGCAGGCCGGCTTTGAAGAATTTGTAACCATCCTTAAAAAGCTATAACCTTTTTTTTGCCATTTAAATGAACATTGTTCATATAATAAACAAAGATTATAAAAGAATTAATTAACCATAAAAAAATAAAACCAACATCATGAACAGCTTCCTAATCACCCTCAAATTCCGTAACGAACCTTTGTTCATTTTCGGATTGCTGTGCTTCATTACCGCCATTGCACTGGCTGTTGCTTCCAGGGCAAATCCTTTTCAGGTGGCCGGCACCAATGCCTGGTACAAGCCTGTTAAATTTGCATTGTCGATAGGTATCTTCTGCTGGACCATGGGCTGGTTTACCGGCTACCTCAACCTGCCCTGGCAGGTAACAATTTACAATTGGGTCACCATCAGCGTTTTAGGATTCGAGCTGGTGTATATCACCTGGCAGGCAGCGCGCGGCCAGCTTTCCCATTTTAACCGAAGCACGCCTTTATATGCTGCTCTTTACGGTGCAATGGCATTTGCCGCCTCGGCGGTTACGCTGCACACGGCTTACATCGGCTTGCTCTTTTGCACCAAAACCTTCCCGCAATTGCCCGACTATTACCTCTGGAGCATCCGGCTGGGTATCTTCCTGTTTGTCATCTTTGCCTTTGAAGGCGCAATAATGGGCGGGAGAATGGCACATACCATTGGCGGGCCTGATGGTAGCGGCGGCCTCCCCTTCCTCAACTGGAGCCGCCGGTTTGGCGATCCGCGAATTGCGCACTTCATAGGCATGCATGCGCTGCAGGTGTTGCCCTTGTTGGCCTTTTACCTGCTGAAGGATGTGAAGCTGACCTGGTTGGCGGCGGTGGTTTATGGGGTAATTGCGATGTTGCTATTGGCGCAGGCTTTAAATGGGAGGCCGTTGGTGAGGGCCTGAAAAATGATTTTGGAACGAAGGATTTTCATGATTGCATTTTCTCGGTGGCTGGCGCACGAGTGGTTGGCTCCAACTTAGCTTGATAACATTAGCCATTGCAAATTATTGAAAATCGGATGTTTCGACATGTATCCGTCTGTTTTGTTATTTTTGCTAAATCGTTTGTTAAGCTAAATAAATGAAGGAATTCGCTGACTTCATCAGGTCAAAAATTGCTGTCGAAGATCAGGAAATGGAGATCATTCTCTCCAATTTTAAAATTAAAAAAGTCAAGAAAGGGCAACTGGTATTGAAACGCGGCCAGATCGCGCAGCAATACTTTTTTATAAAGTCGGGTGCGCTTCGATTCTTTTTCGGGCAGTTCGATGATCAGCTTACAGCGTGGGTGGTATTTCAAAACGAATTTTTTACCGAGATCTCCAGCCTTAATCCTCAAAAACCAACCAGGTTCAACATAGAAGCGATAGAAGATACCGAACTCATCTATATTGACAAGCCGGAAATGGAAAGGCTGTACAAACAACTGCCGGCATGGCAGGAATTTGGCCGCATAACCTGGGAAGCCATGGCTGTCAGGATGATCGACCAGATCATCAGTTTTCAAACCTTATCTGCCGAAGAGCGCTACCTGGAGTTTATGGCAAAAACAGAAATGATCAAAAGAGTTCCGGTTAAACAGATCGCCTCTTATCTGGGCATTACCCCCAACGCGTTAAGCAGGATCAGGAAAAACGTCAAATAATTGATTAACTACCAAATGGTAGTTTTTGCCGCCTTATTCGTCCATAGTTTTGCATCATCAATCAACGATGCAAATGAAAAAACCAATATTGGTAGCAGGAGCTACAGGTAATCTCGGTCATAAAATATGCCGGGCACTCATTAAACAAAATGTCCCCGTCAGGGCACTTGTTCGTGAAGGAAGCGACCCGGAAAAAATTAAAGCGCTTGAGCAATTGGGTGTGGATGTTTTTAAGGTCAACCTATCCAATGAACAGGAACTAATCGGCGCCTGCAATGGTGTTTCCTGTGTAATTTCTGCCCTTGCAGGGCTTCACACTGTAATTATTGATGCGCAAACCAAAATCTTAAACGCGGCTGTTGCTGCCGGAGTTCCCCGTTTTATCCCCTCAGATTTTTCTACTGATTTTACGCTGATGCCCTCCGGTGAAAACAGAAATTTTGACCTGCGGAAAGAATTTGAAGAGACACTTAATAAAAGCCCTATCCGGGCCACCTCTATATTCAACGGCGCTTTCGCTGATATCCTGAGGTACAATACACCACTCTTTAATACCAAAACAAAATCCGTTGCTTATTATGAGGATAAGGCCGACTGGAAAATTGATTTCACGACAATGGACGACACAGCTGCCTACACGGCAATGGCCGCAATGGATGCAAATGCGCCAAGATCGTTAAGGATCGCCAGCTTCCGGGTGAGCCCCAATGACCTGATTAGTTTAAGCGAACAACATAAAGGATCAAAATTTCAGCTAACTGCTATGGGCTCAATGGAAAACTTTTCGGCCTACAACAAAACACAGCGGGCAGCCCACCCCGACGGAGAAAACGAACTCTATCCTAAATGGCAGCAGGCGCAATACCTCTATAGTATGCTTTTAGTTCATCACCCCGGGTTGGACAATAACCGGTATGACGTTTTAAACTGGTCATCAGCCGAATCAAATATTTAAAAAGACAAATATGAATAACGAAGAACTAAAAGTGACTGATCCCTATTCCGATGAAGAACTCATCAAACAGTGGCCCGGATTTGAAAACAAATATGCTACCGTTAACGGTGTGGATTTACATTATGTGGAAGGTGGAAGCGGTAAACCTTTGATCTGCCTTCCGGGCTGGCCACAAACCTGGTACTCTTATCGAAACATAGCACCGGCACTCGCGGAAAATTACCGGGTGATCGTTGTAGACATTCGTGGAATGGGTACCTCCGGGAAGCCCGAATCGGGTTATGATAAAAAAACCATGGCTAAAGATATTTATGAACTTATCCGGCAGCTGGGCCTGGAAAAAGTTCATTTACTTGGCCACGATATTGGCGGTATGGTTGCTATGAGCACTGCATTTAACTATCCAGAAAGCATTGACAAATTAGTGATCATGGATGGGGCGCATCCCAGTGAAGGCATGCTGAAAATGCCTCTAATACCAGCATTAGGTACTTTTAAGGAAAAAATGACAGGCGAAGCGCAGTATGTATGGTGGATGGGCTTCAACCAGGTAAAAGGCTTGCCGGAGCAGCTACTGGAAGGAAGATTCCGGTATTTGCTGGACTGGTTATTTGCTTACGTCATGATAGATGAAACCAAACTATCAACCTTTGAAAGGGAGGTATATACTTCGGTTTATAATGAAAAAGAAAACATTCGCGCTTCAAATGCCTGGTACCAATCCTTTACACAGGATATTGAGGACGGTAAAACTTATCAGCCATTAACCATGCCTGTTTTAGGCATTGGCAGCAATGTAAGTTATAATTTCATGAAAATGGGGCTACCATATGTTGCCAAGAATTGTAATGTAGTAGGAATGTTGGAAAGCGGCCATTACATGAATGAGGAGCACCCCGAGAAAGTGCTTGAAATCATTAAACCATTTTTGAATTAATGAGCGTTAAATTTGGGGGAGTTGACTTTTAGCTGGTGGAACTAATCCTGATTACTTAGCAGGTGGGATGCTAATTTAAAGTCGGAAGGAGAACTTTAAATAGCCGTCCAACCGATGCATATCGGCACCCCAAAGGACGGATGAACGCAAAGCTGGAGACTTAGCAGGACGGATGAACGCAAAGCTGGAGACTTAGCAGATGAGATGCCGAAATAAATTCGGCACGACGGCTTGGGGTAGGATGGGTTAACTCAGAGCCAGCTCACAAGCCGGTAAGATGGCGAAATAGATTCGGCATTAGTTAAAATAGCCGTCGTGCCGATGCATATCGGCACCCCACATGACAGGTGAACGCAAAGCTGGAAACCTAGCAGGACGGATGAACGCAAAGCTGAAGACTTAGCTGGTGAGATGCCGAAATAAATTCGGCACGACGGCTTGGGGTAGGACGGGTTAACTCAGAGCCGGATCACAAGCCGGTGAGATGCCGAAATAATTTCGGCATTAGTTAAAATAGCCATCATGCTGATGCATATCGGCACCCAACAAGACAGGTGATCACAAAGCTGGAGACTTAGCAAGTGGACATTAGATAGCCGTCATGCCGATGCATATCGGCACCTCACAGGACGGATGAACGCAAGGCTGGAGACTTAGCAGGCGAGACATTAGATAGCCGTCATGCCGATGCATATCGGCACCCCACAAGACAGGTGATCACCAGGCTGGAGACTTAGCCGGACGGATGAATGCAAAGCTGAAGACTTAGCAGATGAGGTGCCGAAATAAATTCGGCACGACGGCTTGGGGTAGGACGGATTAACTCAGAGCCGGATCACAAGCCGGTGAGATGCCGAAATAATTTCGGAATTAGTTAAAATAGCCGTCATGCCGATGCATATCGGCACCTCACAGGACGGATGAACGCAAAGCTGGAGACTTAGCAAGTGGACATCAGATAGCCATCATGCCGATGCATATCGGCACCCCACAAGACAGGTGCTCACAAGGCTGGAGACTTAGCAAGAACGACATTAAACACCCGTCATGCCGATGCATATCGGCACCCCACAGGACGGATGAACGCAAAGCTGGAGACTTAGCAGGCGAGACATTAGATAGCCGTCATGCCGATGCATATCGGCACCCCACAAGACAGGTGATCACCAGGCTGGAGACTTAGCCGGACGGATGAATGCAAAGCTGAAGACTTAGCAGATGAGATGCCGAAATAAATTCGGCACGACGGCTTGGGGTAGGACGGATTAACTCAGAGCCGGATCACAAGCCGGTGAGATGCCGAAATAATTTCGGAATTAGTTAAAATAGCCGTCATGCCGATGCATATCGGCACCTCACAGGACGGATGAACGCAAAGCTGGAGACTTAGCAAGTGGACATCAGATAGCCATCATGCCGATGCATATCGGCACCCCACAAGACAGGTGATCACCAGGCTGGAGACTTAGCAAGAACGACATTAAACACCCGTCATGCCGATGCATATCGGCACCCCACAGGACGGATGAACGCAAAGCTGGAGACTTAGCAAGTGGACATTAGATAGCCGTCATGCCGATGGATATCGGCACCTCACAGGACGGATGAACGCAAAGCTGGAGACTTAGCAAGTGGACATTAGATAGCCATCATGCCGATGGATATCGGCACCTCACAGGACGGATGAACGCAAGGCTGGAGACTTAGCCGGACGGATGAACGCAAAGCTGGAGACTTAGCAAGTGGACATTAGATAGCCGTCATGCCGATGCATATCGGCACCTCACAGGACGGATGAACGCAAGGCTGGAGACTTAGCAGGCGAGACATTAGATAGCCGTCATGCCGATGCATATCGGCACCCCACAAGACAGGTGATCACCAGGCTGGAGACTTAGCCGGACGGATGAATGCAAAGCTGAAGACTTAGCTGGTGAGATGCCGAAATAAATTCGGCACGACGGCTTGGGGTAGGACGGGTTAACTCAGAGCCGGATCACAAGCCGGTGAGATGCCGAAATAATTTCGGCATTAGTTAAAATAGCCGTCATGCCGATGCATATCGGCACCCCAAAGGACGGATGAACGCAAAGCTGGAGACTTAGCAAGTGGACATTAGATAGCCATCATGCCGATGCATATCGGCACCCCATTTTTGTCAAACTCTTGGATCTAACTGTCTTGACGCTAACTTCCATTGTAACGCCGCTGTAATTTCTTAACACCCATCACTTTTCCCTTGCTGTTGTTTTAAAATCTCATATATTAAACGTACCTTTGCGCCAAATTTAGAGGCCGCATTTTATGCAAAAAATAAGAAATATAGCGATCATCGCTCACGTTGACCACGGTAAAACCACTTTGGTTGACAAGATTTTACACAGTTGCGCTATCTTCCGCGATGGGCAGGAGACTGGTGAATTGATATTGGATAACAACGACCTGGAACGTGAACGTGGTATTACCATCGTATCAAAAAACGTTTCGGTAATGTATAAAGATGTTAAGATCAACATCATTGATACCCCTGGTCACGCCGACTTTGGCGGAGAGGTTGAGCGTGTATTGAAAATGGCTGATGGCGTTTTATTACTTTGCGATGCATTTGAAGGCGCTATGCCTCAAACCCGCTTTGTAACCCAAAAGGCTTTGGCTTTAGGCTTAAAACCAATTGTGGTGGTTAACAAAGTGGATAAAGAGAACTGCCGCCCTGAAGAGGTTTACGAGCAGATCTTTGAATTATTCTTTAACCTGGAGGCTACCGAAGAGCAACTGGATTTCCCGGTGATCTACGGATCGAGCAAACAAGGCTGGATGAGTACCGACTACAAAAAACCTACTGAAGATATTTTCCCGTTGATGGATGCTATTTTGGAGAACATTCCACCGGCACCTATCAATGAAGGTACTTTGCAGATGCAGATCACTTCGTTAGATTATTCTTCTTTCGTTGGCCGTATCGCAATTGGCCGTGTTGCACGTGGTACCGTTAAAGAAAACCAACCGGTTTCTTTGGTAAAACGCGATGGCACGATCCAAAAAACACGTATCAAAGAACTTTACACTTTTGAAGGATTGGGTAAAGTAAAAGCTACATCGGTTAACGCCGGTGATATTTGCGCGGTTGTTGGTATTGAAGGTTTCGACATTGGTGATACCATTGCCGATTTCGATCAGCCGGAACAACTGGCCGTTATTAAAATTGACGAGCCAACCATGAACATGCTGTTCACCATTAATACTTCACCGTTTTTTGGTAAAGAAGGCAAGTTTGTAACGTCACGCCACTTACGCGATCGTTTGTACAAAGAGATGGAAAAAAACCTGGCGCTGAAGGTTGTTGAAACCGAATCGCCTGATTCATACCTGGTGTATGGCCGTGGTATTCTCCATTTATCTGTATTGATCGAGACCATGCGTCGCGAAGGTTACGAATTGCAGGTTGGCCAGCCACAGGTGATCATCAAAGAAATTGATGGTGTAAAATGCGAGCCGGTAGAAACCCTGATTGTAGATGTACCGGGCGAAGTTGCAGGTAAAGTAATTGAGCTGGTAACACAGCGCAAAGGCGATTTGTTAGTAATGGAGCCAAAAGGCGATTTACAACACTTAGAGTTTGATATCCCTGCACGTGGTATCATCGGTTTACGTAACAACGTATTAACAGCAACTGGTGGCGAGGCGATTATGGCCCACCGCTTTAAAGCATACGAACCATGGAAAGGCCAGATCCCTGGTCGTGCAAATGGTGTATTGGTATCTATGGATACCGGTAAAACTACTGCTTTCGCTATCGATAAGTTACAGGATCGTGGCAGGTTCCACATCGATCCGGGAACTGACGTTTACGAAGGCCAGGTTTTAGGCGAGCACATCCGCGATAACGATTTGGTGATCAACTTAACCAAGGGCAAGCAGTTAACCAACATGCGTGCATCTGGTAGTGATACCAACGTTCGTATTGCACCTGCTATTAAATTTTCTCTGGAAGAATCGATGGAGTACATCCAGGCTGACGAGTACATTGAGGTAACACCGCTAAGTATCAGGATGCGTAAGATCTACCTGAACGAAAACGAAAGAAGGATCAACGCCAAAAAATTCCAGGCACAATAATTTGGATGCAAGGAACGGGAAGAAATTTCCTATCTTGAAATCTGATGCTATAAACAAGCAAAAAGCCCCGACAAAATCGGGGCTTTTTGCTGTTTTGTAGGGTTTGGAACAGGTAGGCTAGGACAGCGTAGAGGGGACTCACCCCGGGTTCGCTTACGCTGCCCGAACCTCTCTCCGCTTTGCGGAAAGAAGGTGAAAAGCAATTTGACCCTTTTTTGTTACACCCTCTTTGCTTGGCGTAGAGTGGACTCACCCCGGGGTCGCTGCGCTGCCCGACCCTCTCTCCGCTTTGCGGAAAGAAGGTAAAGCAATTTTCAAAAGTTTCCTTGCTTGGCAGAGAGTGGACTCACCCCGGGGTCGCTGCGCTGCCCGAACCTCTCTCCGCTTTGCGGAAAGAAAGTGAAAAGCAATTTTCAAAAGTTTCCTTGCTTGGCGTAGAGTGGACTCACCCCGGGGTCGCTGCGCTGCCCGACCCTCTCTCCGCTTTGCGGAAAGAAGGTGAAAAGCAATTTGCCACTTTTGTTACACTGTTACACCCTCTTTGCGAAGCAGAGAGGGTCGACCAGCGGAGCGGATTCGGGGTGAGTTAATACGATATACCTTTGAATCTTATCTACGAATTCAATGCGTATACAATAATATTTACCCCAAACTTGGTATTATCCTCCGCCAGGAAGCGCTTGTTACGGAAGTCGTAGTCCCATTCGCAGCCGTAATCTTTGCTGCTGTACAATACGCCGATGCGGCCATTGATCTCGATGGCTTTTAGGTAATCATGCACCAGGTCGTCGCCCCAGCCGTTGAGTTCGAACGTGGTGGTAGGCGGGCCTTTGTCGAAAGCAAAAAACGAATGGTAAATTTTATGGTTATTGGGGATCTTCTTTAAAGCCGCCGGGCCAAACAGTGCAGCCATCTGCGCCTCGAAGGATTTAGCGAAAAGGCCGTCGATATCGTGGTTGCAGTCATCTACCAGCACGAAGCCGCCGTTTTGTATATACTTTTTAAAATTGGCTTTTTCCTGCGCGTCAAACTGCACCAGTTTATGCCCGCTGAGGTAACAGAATGGGTAATTGAAAATTTCATCGCTGCTGAGGGGGATTACCTTTTCATGCGGATCGATAGGGATAGTTGTATATTCCACGAGCGAATTGAGCAGGTTGGATG
It encodes the following:
- a CDS encoding esterase — protein: MKEQYHRWYSPNVNMDLEMLVFGDRGYPVILFPTTKGRFHQNKDFGLVEGVRWFVEEGLVKIYCPDTIDDRSWYDKGIHPADRARNYARYDKMLLDELVPWAQHETGVGRVAMAGCSFGGYHAANFAFKHPEKVAHLFTMGGAFDIKMFTDGYHDENVYYNNPVDFIPGSNNEWLWRMNIILCTSEHDMCKGYNIEMSNILRAKNINHWLDIRPDANHDWPIWKEMFPHYLSTIK
- a CDS encoding esterase, whose amino-acid sequence is MYRYGTTTEMIITRQELTIQSTVLNRNVTCTLMLPSEEGVVEPLHLLLLNDGQEIDNLGLTDTLEHLYSRNCLKPLLIVAISAGEERIQEYGIAGKPDYKDRGSKADRYTQFIKTELLPAIHAETGIDQFESTAFAGFSLGGLSAMDIAWNNPNLFNKVGAFSASFWWRNKDLVKGYTDADRLMHAQLRETAGKPDLKFWLQTGTKDEIADRNKNGIIDSIDDTIDIIIELENKGYTRPADIQYLEILGGKHDCETWGKAMGKFLCWAFGK
- a CDS encoding TetR family transcriptional regulator, which codes for MTIADRKVKDKEHLKTLILNSARRLFVEKGVAQTTIRSIAQHIDYSVGTVYIYFKDKNAILNELHIQGFAQLSGKFDVLRHVADPMERLIAMGRLYINFALENPDMYDLMFSLKAPMEVINDAKEEDWKEGTNAFAFLKATVEQCISQHHFKGHQPEPLTFMIWGLVHGMCSLHISDRANGVRLSNADKIVQAGFEEFVTILKKL
- a CDS encoding Crp/Fnr family transcriptional regulator, which gives rise to MKEFADFIRSKIAVEDQEMEIILSNFKIKKVKKGQLVLKRGQIAQQYFFIKSGALRFFFGQFDDQLTAWVVFQNEFFTEISSLNPQKPTRFNIEAIEDTELIYIDKPEMERLYKQLPAWQEFGRITWEAMAVRMIDQIISFQTLSAEERYLEFMAKTEMIKRVPVKQIASYLGITPNALSRIRKNVK
- a CDS encoding NmrA family protein, with the protein product MKKPILVAGATGNLGHKICRALIKQNVPVRALVREGSDPEKIKALEQLGVDVFKVNLSNEQELIGACNGVSCVISALAGLHTVIIDAQTKILNAAVAAGVPRFIPSDFSTDFTLMPSGENRNFDLRKEFEETLNKSPIRATSIFNGAFADILRYNTPLFNTKTKSVAYYEDKADWKIDFTTMDDTAAYTAMAAMDANAPRSLRIASFRVSPNDLISLSEQHKGSKFQLTAMGSMENFSAYNKTQRAAHPDGENELYPKWQQAQYLYSMLLVHHPGLDNNRYDVLNWSSAESNI
- a CDS encoding alpha/beta hydrolase, which produces MNNEELKVTDPYSDEELIKQWPGFENKYATVNGVDLHYVEGGSGKPLICLPGWPQTWYSYRNIAPALAENYRVIVVDIRGMGTSGKPESGYDKKTMAKDIYELIRQLGLEKVHLLGHDIGGMVAMSTAFNYPESIDKLVIMDGAHPSEGMLKMPLIPALGTFKEKMTGEAQYVWWMGFNQVKGLPEQLLEGRFRYLLDWLFAYVMIDETKLSTFEREVYTSVYNEKENIRASNAWYQSFTQDIEDGKTYQPLTMPVLGIGSNVSYNFMKMGLPYVAKNCNVVGMLESGHYMNEEHPEKVLEIIKPFLN
- a CDS encoding GTP-binding protein TypA, which codes for MQKIRNIAIIAHVDHGKTTLVDKILHSCAIFRDGQETGELILDNNDLERERGITIVSKNVSVMYKDVKINIIDTPGHADFGGEVERVLKMADGVLLLCDAFEGAMPQTRFVTQKALALGLKPIVVVNKVDKENCRPEEVYEQIFELFFNLEATEEQLDFPVIYGSSKQGWMSTDYKKPTEDIFPLMDAILENIPPAPINEGTLQMQITSLDYSSFVGRIAIGRVARGTVKENQPVSLVKRDGTIQKTRIKELYTFEGLGKVKATSVNAGDICAVVGIEGFDIGDTIADFDQPEQLAVIKIDEPTMNMLFTINTSPFFGKEGKFVTSRHLRDRLYKEMEKNLALKVVETESPDSYLVYGRGILHLSVLIETMRREGYELQVGQPQVIIKEIDGVKCEPVETLIVDVPGEVAGKVIELVTQRKGDLLVMEPKGDLQHLEFDIPARGIIGLRNNVLTATGGEAIMAHRFKAYEPWKGQIPGRANGVLVSMDTGKTTAFAIDKLQDRGRFHIDPGTDVYEGQVLGEHIRDNDLVINLTKGKQLTNMRASGSDTNVRIAPAIKFSLEESMEYIQADEYIEVTPLSIRMRKIYLNENERRINAKKFQAQ
- a CDS encoding twin-arginine translocation pathway signal; the encoded protein is MAYGSKFTFTRLSYHSGDWDTDQRMPSNLLNSLVEYTTIPIDPHEKVIPLSSDEIFNYPFCYLSGHKLVQFDAQEKANFKKYIQNGGFVLVDDCNHDIDGLFAKSFEAQMAALFGPAALKKIPNNHKIYHSFFAFDKGPPTTTFELNGWGDDLVHDYLKAIEINGRIGVLYSSKDYGCEWDYDFRNKRFLAEDNTKFGVNIIVYALNS